A single window of Salvia splendens isolate huo1 chromosome 6, SspV2, whole genome shotgun sequence DNA harbors:
- the LOC121809954 gene encoding translationally-controlled tumor protein homolog, translated as MLVYQDLLTGDELLSDSFPYNEIENGALWEVAGKWVVTGAVDVDIGANPSAEGGGEDEGVDDQAVKVVDIVDTFRLQEQPPFDKKQFIGYIKKYIKTLTPKLDAEKQEVFKKSIEGATKYLVSKIKDLQFFVGESMADDSSLVFAYYKEGATDPTFLYFAHGLKEIKC; from the exons ATGTTGGTTTATCAAGATCTGCTCACCG GTGATGAACTCCTCTCTGATTCTTTCCCCTACAATGAAATCGAGAATGGAGCTCTGTGGGAAGTTGCCGGAAAG TGGGTAGTTACGGGTGCAGTTGATGTTGACATCGGAGCTAACCCTTCAGCTGAAGGTGGAGGGGAAGATGAAGGAGTTGACGACCAAGCTGTGAAAGTGGTTGACATTGTCGACACATTCAGGCTGCAG GAGCAACCTCCGTTCGACAAGAAGCAGTTTATTGGATATATCAAGAAGTATATCAAGACGTTGACTCCCAAGCTTGATGCGGAGAAGCAAGAGGTGTTTAAGAAATCCATCGAGGGAGCAACCAAATATCTTGTCTCTAAAATCAAAGATCTCCAATT TTTTGTCGGGGAGAGCATGGCCGATGATAGctcattggtgtttgcttactACAAGGAAGGTGCGACTGATCCAACATTTTTGTACTTTGCCCATGGCTTGAAGGAAATCAAGTGTTGA
- the LOC121806444 gene encoding AP-2 complex subunit sigma — MIRFILLQNRQGKTRLAKYYIPLEESEKHKVEYEVHRLVVNRDPKFTNFVEFRTHKVIYRRYAGLFFSLCVDITDNELAYLESIHLFVEILDHFFSNVCELDLVFNFHKVYLILDEFILAGELQETSKKAIIERMGELEKLD; from the exons ATG ATCCGGTTCATACTATTGCAGAACAGGCAAGGGAAAACTAGATTAGCCAAATACTACATTCCTCTCGAGGAATCCGAGAAGCACAAGGTTGAGTACGAG GTTCATCGTTTGGTTGTGAATAGGGATCCCAAATTCACCAATTTTGTAGAG TTCCGAACTCACAAGGTCATCTACAGGCGATATGCTGGTTTATTTTTCTCGTTGTGTGTAGACATTACTGACAATGAGTTGGCTTATTTGGAAAGCATTCACTTATTTGTGGAGATACTGGATCACTTTTTCAGCAATGTGTGTGAGCTAGATCTCGTATTTAATTTCCACAAG GTGTATCTCATACTAGATGAGTTCATACTTGCCGGGGAACTGCAAGAAACAAGCAAGAAG GCAATCATCGAGAGAATGGGAGAATTGGAAAAGCTGGATTAG